A genomic segment from Glycine soja cultivar W05 chromosome 20, ASM419377v2, whole genome shotgun sequence encodes:
- the LOC114402017 gene encoding uncharacterized protein LOC114402017: MKHKAYWALKFLNFDEALSGEKRKSQLLELEEMRLNAYESSRLYKEKVKAYHNKKLLKKDFRPGQQVLLFNSRLKLFPGKLKSKWYGPFTIKEVKRYGAVELFDPQSETSDRTWIVNGQRLKLYHDGNIERLTTILQLQDP; encoded by the coding sequence ATGAAACATAAGGCATACTGGGCTTTGAAATTCTTGAATTTTGATGAGGCTCTATCAGGGGAAAAGAGGAAGTCGCAACTCTTGGAGCTGGAAGAGATGAGATTGAATGCTTATGAGTCTTCAAGACTGTAcaaagaaaaagtgaaggcttATCACAACAAGAAGCTACTAAAGAAGGACTTTAGGCCAGGCCAACAAGTTCTGCTATTTAACTCAAGATTAAAGTTGTTTCCAGGTAAGTTAAAGTCTAAATGGTATGGACCATTCACCATCAAGGAAGTCAAGCGATATGGAGCAGTGGAATTATTTGACCCTCAATCAGAAACTTCGGATAGAACATGGATAGTAAATGGTCAGAGATTGAAGCTATACCATGATGGGAACATTGAGAGACTGACCACCATTCTACAATTACAAGACCCTTAG